From the Juglans microcarpa x Juglans regia isolate MS1-56 chromosome 3D, Jm3101_v1.0, whole genome shotgun sequence genome, the window AGAGGAGCAAGTCATCACCCCAGTCGAAGACTAAATTCTTATAGGTTAAACGCCATCTGAGAGTGAAGAAGTCATCCTCACCCCAGTCACCACAAATTCACAACTCCTGTCTAAACACACTTTCATCACCTTTGAACTAGTaaaaccattttatttattaagctcaggtaaaaataaataacactgGAGCCATCAGCGCGCGGCTTCCAGTTCTCACACAAAGGACCCCTTTGTTTtaggcttttgttttttttcctctttgtttAATGAACTTTCCAAATTTACTTGGCCATTGGAGTTGTTCTCGGCTGCAATAGCCAAGTAAATTTGGATGCTTCATTCATAAAACTTGGTCATTTGAGTTGGTGTGgcataaaacattttccattAAAACTTGAGAATTTTACAGATGTTTTACATGTTCTCATATTGAGATTGTAGAAGCAGGCTATCAGGGCAAGCTATACACGTACAGCATGTTTATTTGATTTTACAAAGATTCTGAATCTCAGATCTCATATGTCATTCCAACCCTTACGAGCCTAGTGTGGGGAATAGCCAGAACTTTCTCCCCCTGCCTAaaattttttctcaagaaaCTATAGGCATGATTGACTACTATCTTCTTCAAGAAGGATGCTTTCTGTTCTGCCACAACTTCTGCTTCTCCAAGGAGGTAAACCACACCATTCTCCATCGCTTTTTGGACAAACTGCATCTCCTCTTCAACTCCCTGGTTAGAAGAATTTGTCGATTTAACTGCATTGACCGACTGAATGGAATTAGACCTGGATGAAACCCCAGATGGATTAGGCAGTTGTAGTGATTCCTCAGTGTGAACAGCTGATCCTCTTGCTTTCCCATCTTTCACCAATAGAGAAGAATGCTGGAGGTTCACTGGTTCAGCAATTTGTTCAGTGGTTCCTTCCTCAAGCATGAAGTGTTCATGGCGGATGAATTCTTTCAACTGTTCCACTAGCTGTCTCTCAAACTCCTCAGGTTCCTCGATCACATCATTATAGCCATACCTCACCACACAGCGGAACATGTGATATTCCCTCGGCTCAACTTGTCGGAACAGGAATCTCTCCTCCACTACAACTTTGCTAATCGGGAGGGACTTAATTGAGACACACACTAGAACAGAATGGATAGATGGTATATTAGAGATGAAGTGGGGAAATATTGGAGGAATACCCTGTACAAGCTCGGAGTACAGGAATCCCATTCCTGGCACCCGTTTTATATTTGGGTTGACAGCCAATTCTTTGATGAATTCACTAGAAACCTTGTTCCTGAGCTCAAACATGTATCTTTCTTTGTGTACATAATGCCAAATCGCCATGATTGTCATTAGGACAAGCGCAAATACCAATGGAAGGAACCCACCTTGCGTAAACTTGTACAAGACAGATGATAGATAAATCCCCTCTATGGAAGCAAACACCACAAAGAAGAGAGCAATCTTCCATATCCTCGTCTTCCAGATAACAAGCATGATTAGAGAAAGCAAACTGGTTGTGATCAACATTACAGTAACCACAGCAATTCCTGcattcattataattataaaaagtatcATTGTTAATTCCGTCCCAAGTTTCCCTTAAAGAATGTTAATCTTACCATATGCATTGCCGATCTTGTCAGTAGTCTTGAAGGCCACAGTGACTATAACACAAGCAATCATGAGAAAGTAGTTGGCCTCGGGGATGTAAACCTGGCCCTCATACTTTGCAGAGGTATGAACAACCTTAATTCTAGGAAAACAACCTAGATTTTGCGACTGAGTGAGAATTGCAAATGCCCCAGATATCATAGCTTGGCTGGCTATAATGGCAGCGGCTACAGCAACAACGAAGGTTGGCCAGTATATTCGCTCTGGATCGAGTACCAGTTAACTTACATCAGTTGAATATTGCTCAGAAAACACAGTTGTAATAACCCGAAAAAGATTTTCTTAGAGATTGGATCCACACATATATGCTGCGACAAAAAAACACTAAACCTGGTATGGAGTCGTAGAAAGTATTTTCCACGTTCCGGGGGAATTTCCTGAGGTATGCTGCTTGCCCACTATATGCAGTTAGTAATGCAGGAAACGTAATGCAAGAGAAACTGATCTGCAATAATATCATGGtgaaaaattattgattttgtCTATCATGCTAATCTTGAATAAGTAGAACGGCTGGTTTAAGAGAACAGAACCTTGGTCACGGAAGTTGAAATTCGTTAAGGAGTACATATGAAAGAATTTACGCAAATCGACTAGGCTAAGAAAAGAATGGCACTAATGCATGCGCCTTGCACTTGGCCATCAGCGCAAGTGCTAGGCCTCGATGTGTACGAGGGATATATGGCTGGTAATTCGAAGAAAGGGGGGAAACCCATTTGACTGTGGCGTTTGATGGTTTTGTTAAAGTTTGGGGACATGAGTTGGAAAGAATTGCCGGAAGCTGGAGGCCAGCTGCGCAGCCCCGCCACCGGAGCCGcccttttatacaaattttaattttaattgtttaagTTTTTAGCGAGTGTAATTTAACGTGTGCCTGTGCATTTGAtcatgtaataataataaaaaaaaaagtgtcatcACTGTCATGTTTTGAAGGTACTTACTGATGGttgtataataaaatttttattcttttaaaggaaaaaaaaccatatattcAAGGTGCATCCCtcaaacagaaaaagaaaatagaagactATTGTGTCTGCTTACTTGGACTGCTTGAACATTGAAGTGACCCAGATCTGCAAACATGGCCTCGGTCCCTGATTTATGTCACTAGTCAGATAGAGAATCCTAGCCAGACGGTAGAAATTAATGTaaacaacatttaaaaaaaaaaaaaaaaaaaactagtactGTAACACTCACCTGTAATGCACAGAAAAACTCCACCAAGTGAAATCCATCCTCGTTTCCCATTTCTTTTGAGGTAATCAATTATGTATGCTGGATTGAAAGCACgtaaaactccaacctcatatttGAACAAGTTGTGAAGACCAATGCCACTGATGACCAAAAACCACAAGAAGATGATTGGGGCAAACGAAAACCCCACTTTATCTGTTCCGAATCGTTGAACAGAAAACAGAACTATCAAGATTGCCACTGAAATCCCCACAACAGCATCTGGATCGAAGCATGTTTAGTACGTCAGAGATAATAATCTAAAGAACTTTCTAGTTCGCTTAGAAAAGAATGATTGACATATAACATAGTACCTTTCCCTAGCGAGTCTATCCCATCCACCGCAGAAagaactgcatgcatgcaaaacCCATTTGTTAAATGTTACTGACAACATGTTTAGGCTTGTACTGTCTTCATTAAGTCCGAGATTTTTCTGTCAAACTGACCTGAAATGGATGGAGTAAGAATCCCATCTCCAATTACCATGGAAGTTCCCATGATGGTGACAATGAAAAGCAAAATTTGTGCAGTTTTGCTATTCTCAAGCTTTTCCTTAATCTTCGAAGCCCGTCTCGACTGGTTGGATGGTGTTTCAAGTCTGTAGTTGGATAGCTCCCTGTCCTCTGGCTCCTGATTTGGAATCAAGCTCACCTTTGCATACCGGCACAACAAGGAATACAGTGCAAACGTCCCACCTATAAATTAATACCAGCTTGCAAGGAGTCAGAAGAtcagaaatatatataggatCCAAAGACTGCACATTAAAACAGGAATTAAGGAAGCTGAAGCGGTTTCTTTTCTTACCATCCCCATTGTCATTGGCCCACAACACAATAAAGACATACTTCAGCATGGCTATGAGCGCTATGGTGTAGATGATAAGGGACAAGACACCAAGAATGTCGTCTTGGTGTTGAATACCATCGGTGAAAGTGCTTTTGTACACATAAAGTGGAGACGTCCCTATGTCCCCATATATCACCCCTATGCTCTGAAATGCTAAACTCAACGTCCTCTTCCAACTAACCTGCTTCACACCAAACCCACCAAgccgaagttgaaaaaaaaaaaaaaaaaaaagaatcactCAAGAACTTGATGACTGATGAGTTTCAAATTAGCCCCATGAGGAATAAATCAAACGAGCAAAATAAACTATGACATTAACATGAAAAGAGACCTTGGAGGCATGGCTTTGAGAAGATGAAACCCTTCCAGCCTCTATATTCAATGAGTCCACCCGGCGCAGCTTCGCCCACGATATCTTTCGTTCTTTCATGTTCTTCCCCACAACTGTTGTTTCTATTCCTTCATTTGTTTCTGCTTCTCTCGTCTCCATCTCTTTCTGATCTGCCATCGTTTGGTATTCTTTGTGCTTCTGATCCAGTGATGGACAGGTTTTTACCAGCGCTTTGCTGCCAGCTTCATTAGTCATTATATATAGGCGCTGATGTCAAACATGCTTGtgttttatatatcatatatgtttggtttgattttttgttttgtcttttttgcCATTCAGTTTATTGCATTTTGCAGAAAGTCCTCATGATCGCTGATCAAAGTCAGAATGGAGCCTTGTCTTCACTTGGGTGATCTGAATATTCATAAGATAAGTAGCTTTgacaatttcatatttttaattctaaaatgtGTAGGAATGAATCGGCATGATCTCATTGCTCTGAATCAATTCTTTTGCTTATATTTGgaggaaattttattttagttttcgTCACTTAGAAAATTAAAGTACTTTTTcactcgattttttttttttcaaagactATCATGAAAgagtatgaaaattttattttattttttttcttacgtggagtcttttttctttttctttttttttttttttataaaaaatttaagtaaaatttgTGCATTTAAAACTTATCtttagcattaaaaaaaaaaaaacaccactTTTGTCTAGCTCCAATCTGACTATCtcaattagaaataaataaaaaaaataaatctgacaATAATTATTActcttcttataaatatttcagacaataataaataagtaataaatatatatatataaatctcagAATATGTGTATAAGagatgataattataattttaaaatgtgtaaatcTCATGTATCCCCTCTGAATAAAGTAATTAAATCTAGAATATACATAAAAACATCATTCTATTAATGAtggactctatttttttttttaaagaaaatgtacAGAATTTATGTATCTTAATTCTATATCTAACGTTACGGGAaaatatttccattttcttttttacaagtCTGTTAATTATGTACTATTAATTTAGCTTTCGGGATGAAGGTTCTGACATATGGATTAGCTAGATCAGTTTGgggcttttttattattattattaagtttagTGGATCCTTAATTACGAATCTACGTCATCAATTGTATTATAAAATCTCATAACCAACTTCCTATTCCATTGTATTATCATTCGTTTTGTTTTACATAATGCAACcccaaatctaaaatattttcccaacaaaagagattaatttaagaattaaaaatcatttgcattATTCAGACTAGTTTCAGAGTTCTTCTCATTCCAATATTCGATGACATGCCAAGTAGCCGTTGATTTGGGATAAATATTTCagattatatatgaataatagtgaaataatttatgaatagtaatgaaatagtttgagttaagatgttttattgagttttaaaaaaagagagaaaattttaataaaaatattataaaattaaaacacatattttaatattatttttatttggtaatatgagaaagttataatgattatgtaataactagatgaaaaatatgaagatttgaaattgaaaagtgttttgtgcttgtgtgatgtttggaaatgaaatattaatttagaatatctaagaagagtaatgttagatatagtcatAGGTTGTGCAAATGTCGCACTCATTTCGAAAAATAATAGAGTCTactgttaaaaaaatgagaaatgatatttgcagttatggAGTGCGTAGGAGCGCAAGTGCCAcgtactccttttgaaaaatgagtaaaCATGAGACTTGTatgaaaaactaattttttaataatggaccctactttttttcaaaatgagtctgTGCACTGTGTGACGCTTGCATAATTCATAactatatttagtattactcttaaaaaattaaattttcgtgtagatatcatatttactccattttttaattttttttaaatgagtgcaTGACGCTTGTGTATTttatgattacaaatatcatttttcatatgaaaatatttgagaacagTTGTGATCCCAAATGGATCCTAATCTGTTCCGTACGTTTATCTCaccctctatatatataatatctaattCTCTATCAAATTTTAATGCATTTTTCAACGTCTGAATGTGGAGTAgtttatctccaattattgcaataatttttccatttgattatgatgaaaatgcatgaaagcgatctgaattaaaaaaaaaaaaaaccattaatcCACCTCTAATAATTGCAATTATGATCAATATAATAACATCAATTAGGAGAAATGAGAACCAATAATGCCCCTTAAAATAAACCACCAAATTAAGGTCAGCTATAGTTTGAAACATTCAATTACGCGGAATCTCAGCAGTTCTTAACGCTTCTTCTATTATTATGCAAactgtaatatataaatacatgtgGTGGATGCATCACCTAAACCTTTCATTTACGGCACTGGTTCTTCTGGCTTTTTTCCTCTTTGGAAAGATGTgtaataaaaactaatattattactaactaGATAAATCTgtaatccatataaaaaaaaaaaaaaaatttaaatagtatATCTCACTTTTTTGAAATAAGAATGCAGAgaatttacgtattttattattgtatctaatattactcttgtCATTTGTGTATACTCTTCGTCCCCTACCATGTTCCCTTTCTTATTCCCAtcttcaaactctcttcttcaAGCCTATGAAAATGCTATTGTGCCAAAAGTTGTATCTTCTTCCTACGAAAGACCCAAACGCGAGTTTCACCATTTGTGGCTTTCCTTCTTTTTGGGTTGGTTTCGCCGTTCGGGTGTCCGAGTTCCACCATTCCTATTTTAGATCTTGAAATTCCTGCTTTACAATCCCATCTTTGACttcgtatatatatatctgagcTCCTTCGATTTTTGGCTCCAAAACCATATACATCTTACTTTGAAAGACCCAGATAGTTTAGGTgtacccaatttttttttttttttcattccatcCATCATCTAAAGCAACAGACCAATTTGAAATCCACCATTAATATTTAGGTGATTAAACTCTAGACCCAAGTCTCACGTTTAGAATGCCTACTTCTTTTTGGCTTGAGTTGCCCGTTTTCAGAAGTTGAATCTAGCTGTGCAATTTGATGATTTTTAAACTAGAAATTGAGCTATAAAacgaaggaaaaatgaaaaaaaaattacttattattattattattattattttgtaatttggagTTTACCTAATTATCCAGTGGGACTGCTTTTAATAGTTGGACTTCAAACTAAAATGAACTCAAAATTAGAGCTTGAATGGATCTGTGAGAGCATTGGCTATTGTAAGTCtagaatttgattaaaaattgaGGTTTTGACTAAAACTAAAATCATTAGAGAGGTTAAtctatattagattttttatctaaaagttaaaataataatataatattagattttctaataataaatttgtaaatttttgtttatattttgcaaataaacttcatatattaatttccTCTCATCTTCTTATGACGTGACAGTAGATGATTTGAGACtatttagtatattttacttgtaaatctatcatctaatgccacgtCATGGAATGATAaaagaatgatgaaaaaagaaatgataaatatattttttcattaattaataatttaatttttatttaaaataactattttttttctcgacCTAATTATCTAAAAGTAACCATTGATAGTATTTTTagggtaaaatattattttggagataaATAGTAGCtgaccaaattaaaaaaaaaaagattaatttacTTTAACTCAAAAGTGAGGCTTTAGAGTTTTAACTACTTCAATATAGATCACTTTTGATCTACTTAGTCAACATTTGGCTGTTGGCTAAGCAATAGCATTTGGCTGGGAACTGGTTAGCCGAGTTTAGACGTGGAACCAAAATGGGAAccaaaaaaatgcagaaaccaAAATGGTGGTACGGAGGTTTTAGGgaaaaaatgagagatttttCGTGTGTCTAGTTTTCAAAATCTTGAtgatttacttataaaaataaaaataaaaatattgatgattaaaaacaaaaatgaggcATGTCACGTCGCTACGTATTGCAGACCACGTAAAAGTGTGAGTACCACTGGTATTACTCTTATTATCATATGGCACTGCAGCTAGCGTAGACAAGTTGTACTTATATCTATAGTTTTCATAAAGAAATGATCATTATTAGGTATAATACATTCATTGATAAGAACACAAGACGTTTTAAAATCATGGTCAACAGCAGGCGTTGCTTTTACTGCGGCCGGCCCCTTTTCTTCTATCAATTACTTCTTTAGCTGTGCCATAGAACAAAAAGATATTAAAGGCGCCACGACTGAGACTGGTGCCAACCACATACTTAACCTTCTGTCTGATTATAGTTGTTGTTGGGGGACACTGttttttggggtttttttttttttttggaagaaatagaGATTAGCAAACTCACTTGACGAAACAACATAGAAATCCATGTAAAATGAGGAAGATGGTAACAAAATATGTTGCAGATCATAACCTTCCTTTTCCAACAATTCACTGCATTTTTAATGCTGCAAACACCCTtttcattacaatttacaacTCTTGGGCTGTGATATCTGCAGTTTGTGAGATTTAACAAGAAGATATTGAGTTTTCTCATGAGTAATTGAGCATAATTTCTGGTCAAATGTTTGGGGACCTAGATATATCTGCACCATAATTGAGTTGTGTCAATGTGCTGGACAAAAAATTGTTTACTGCTAACCAGATTTTTATTATCCTAGATACTGACATGTTGCCAAAGAAGAAAGCAATACCAAATTCAATGTGTTTGACACTTCCTTATCTGATGAGGGATTTGGCATTGTCATCTTGCTGGTGAAACAAACAGACACACTCGAATCTATTATTGGTTTTTAACCTCAACAAACAGAATATCCTGCGAGCCATGGAAGACGTTTGTCTTGTaaactacttttattatgaGGAATCTCTTAACACATTACAAACTCAACAGAGTAGTATAATTCAAACACCACCCAGAATGTTCTCACTGAAGCTGGAGTAATTAAAATCAACATTGATCTTCCATTATCTTATATCTAGAGGGTC encodes:
- the LOC121256076 gene encoding potassium transporter 5-like → MADQKEMETREAETNEGIETTVVGKNMKERKISWAKLRRVDSLNIEAGRVSSSQSHASKVSWKRTLSLAFQSIGVIYGDIGTSPLYVYKSTFTDGIQHQDDILGVLSLIIYTIALIAMLKYVFIVLWANDNGDGGTFALYSLLCRYAKVSLIPNQEPEDRELSNYRLETPSNQSRRASKIKEKLENSKTAQILLFIVTIMGTSMVIGDGILTPSISVLSAVDGIDSLGKDAVVGISVAILIVLFSVQRFGTDKVGFSFAPIIFLWFLVISGIGLHNLFKYEVGVLRAFNPAYIIDYLKRNGKRGWISLGGVFLCITGTEAMFADLGHFNVQAVQISFSCITFPALLTAYSGQAAYLRKFPRNVENTFYDSIPERIYWPTFVVAVAAAIIASQAMISGAFAILTQSQNLGCFPRIKVVHTSAKYEGQVYIPEANYFLMIACVIVTVAFKTTDKIGNAYGIAVVTVMLITTSLLSLIMLVIWKTRIWKIALFFVVFASIEGIYLSSVLYKFTQGGFLPLVFALVLMTIMAIWHYVHKERYMFELRNKVSSEFIKELAVNPNIKRVPGMGFLYSELVQGIPPIFPHFISNIPSIHSVLVCVSIKSLPISKVVVEERFLFRQVEPREYHMFRCVVRYGYNDVIEEPEEFERQLVEQLKEFIRHEHFMLEEGTTEQIAEPVNLQHSSLLVKDGKARGSAVHTEESLQLPNPSGVSSRSNSIQSVNAVKSTNSSNQGVEEEMQFVQKAMENGVVYLLGEAEVVAEQKASFLKKIVVNHAYSFLRKNFRQGEKVLAIPHTRLVRVGMTYEI